The DNA region TATACAAAATATGCAGCAGATAAATTAAGAGAATTATTTGAAACAGATTGTGAGATTTTTTTTGTATTTACTGGGACAGCTGCAAACTCATTAAGTTTAGCAGCACTATGCAGTTCGTACCATAGTATTATATGTACAGATGTTGCACATATAGAAACTGATGAATGTGGAGCTCCTGAGTTTTTTTCTAATGGTTCAAAGCTTCTATTAGCTGAAGAAAAAAATGGAAAATTAACTCCTGAGGATATTATTCATTTAGCAACTAAAAGAACAGATATTCACTATCCTAAACCAAAAGTTATTTCAATTACTCAATCAACAGAATTGGGAACTGTTTATACAATTGAAGAATTAAAACAGATTCAAAAAGTAGCAAAAGAGTATAACTTATATATTCAAATGGATGGTGCAAGATTTGCAAATGCTGTTGCTTCACTTAAATGTAAACCAGCTGATATTACATGGAAAGTTGGTGTAGATGTTTTATGTTTTTCAGGGACTAAAAATGGTATGGCAATGGGAGAAGTAATAGTATTTTTTAATAAAGAATTAGCCCAAGATTTTGACTATAGATGTAAACAAGCAGGACAACTTGCTTCAAAAATGAAATTTATATCTGCACAATGGCTAGGATTATTAGAAAATGATTTATGGAGAAAAAATGCAACTCATGCTAATAATATGGCTAAATATTTTGAAGAACAGATTTCTGATATTAAAAATATTAAAATAAAATTTCCTGTTGAATCAAATAGTGTATTTATTGAAGCTCCAGCACAAATACTTGAGCAGTTAAAACAAAGAGATTGGATTTTTTATGGCTTTATTGGGCTTGGTGGAGGAAGATTTGTATTTGCATGGAATACATCTAAAAAAAGAGTTGATGAATTAGTTAAAGACTTAAAAGAGTTATCAAATAGTTAATATAGGTTTCCTATATTAGCTATTATTAAAATATTTTTTATAAAATAACACAATTTATTATAAGGATTATATATGAAATATCTAGTATCAACTTCTAAAAGTGTACAAGAGACTTATGAAGCACTTCAAAGAACAATTCCAAATCATGGATTTGGTCTTCAACATACACATAATATAGAAGAAAAGCTTTCTAATAAAGGTGTTACTCTAGGAAGGAAATGTTTAGTATTAGATATTTGTCAGCCTCATATTGCAAAGGAGATATTAGATATTGATCCAAGTGTAAGTGCAATTTTACCTTGCAGTATCTCTATTTATGAAGAAGAAGGGAAAACAAATATTTGTCTTATTAAACCATCTTTTATATTCCCTCAACTAAATGCAAATTTAAAAGAAGTTATGCAAAGAGTTGAGAAAAGTATTTTTAAAATAATTGATGAAGCTGCTATTTAAATATTTAATGTGAACTCATCATATAAATACGT from Malaciobacter molluscorum LMG 25693 includes:
- a CDS encoding threonine aldolase family protein, translated to MYEKINEQFASDNYSQICPEVLKKIIELNNDNALAYGNDYYTKYAADKLRELFETDCEIFFVFTGTAANSLSLAALCSSYHSIICTDVAHIETDECGAPEFFSNGSKLLLAEEKNGKLTPEDIIHLATKRTDIHYPKPKVISITQSTELGTVYTIEELKQIQKVAKEYNLYIQMDGARFANAVASLKCKPADITWKVGVDVLCFSGTKNGMAMGEVIVFFNKELAQDFDYRCKQAGQLASKMKFISAQWLGLLENDLWRKNATHANNMAKYFEEQISDIKNIKIKFPVESNSVFIEAPAQILEQLKQRDWIFYGFIGLGGGRFVFAWNTSKKRVDELVKDLKELSNS
- a CDS encoding DUF302 domain-containing protein, whose protein sequence is MKYLVSTSKSVQETYEALQRTIPNHGFGLQHTHNIEEKLSNKGVTLGRKCLVLDICQPHIAKEILDIDPSVSAILPCSISIYEEEGKTNICLIKPSFIFPQLNANLKEVMQRVEKSIFKIIDEAAI